The Lichenihabitans psoromatis genome contains a region encoding:
- the mepA gene encoding penicillin-insensitive murein endopeptidase, translating to MTKHRAKHRANVLLTLAGALLLLAGAPAARAQDRGTLDPKPLPPLTNPNDPHVPAKQIFGRVTTPADLQARSIGFYAHGCLAGAEALPINGSAWQVMRLSRNRNWGNPALIAFLERFAKSVPSINGWPGLLVGDVSQPRGGPMLTGHASHQVGLDADIWLSPMPSRTLSREEREMMSATNVVRPDGLAVDPSRWTPQHLALIEAAAEQPEVERIFVNPAIKKAICEQATGDRSWLTKVRPMYGHNYHFHVRIKCPAGNSSCQSQDPVPPGEGCDASLARWFTPAILHPRLNPNAKPNPGLTMAQLPAACRQVLVAQ from the coding sequence ATGACAAAGCACAGAGCCAAGCACCGAGCGAACGTGTTGCTGACCCTGGCCGGCGCTCTTCTGCTGCTTGCCGGGGCGCCAGCGGCGCGGGCTCAAGATCGCGGGACGCTGGACCCAAAACCGCTGCCGCCGCTTACCAATCCGAACGACCCCCATGTTCCGGCCAAGCAGATCTTCGGCCGGGTCACCACGCCTGCCGATCTGCAGGCGCGATCGATCGGCTTCTATGCTCATGGCTGTCTTGCCGGGGCCGAGGCTTTGCCGATCAATGGATCGGCTTGGCAAGTCATGCGGCTATCTCGCAACCGCAATTGGGGCAATCCGGCGCTGATCGCCTTTCTCGAGCGCTTCGCCAAATCTGTGCCATCGATCAATGGCTGGCCGGGTCTCCTGGTCGGGGACGTCTCGCAGCCACGCGGCGGCCCGATGCTGACGGGCCATGCCTCGCATCAGGTCGGGCTCGACGCGGACATCTGGCTCAGCCCCATGCCGAGCCGGACGCTGTCACGCGAAGAGCGCGAGATGATGTCGGCCACCAATGTCGTGCGACCGGACGGGCTCGCTGTCGATCCCTCCAGATGGACCCCGCAGCATCTCGCGCTGATCGAGGCGGCAGCCGAACAGCCTGAGGTCGAGCGGATTTTCGTCAACCCGGCGATCAAGAAAGCCATTTGCGAGCAGGCGACCGGCGACCGTAGCTGGTTGACGAAGGTGCGCCCGATGTATGGGCACAATTACCATTTCCATGTGCGGATCAAATGCCCGGCGGGCAACAGCAGTTGCCAGTCCCAGGATCCGGTTCCGCCTGGTGAGGGCTGCGACGCGTCTCTCGCCCGTTGGTTCACGCCCGCGATCCTGCATCCACGGCTGAACCCCAACGCCAAGCCAAACCCGGGCCTCACGATGGCGCAGCTACCCGCCGCATGCAGGCAGGTGCTGGTCGCTCAATAA
- the grxC gene encoding glutaredoxin 3, translated as MSPVTIYTTRFCPYCVSAKELLRKKNVTFSEIDVTGNPTARKAMSDAAGGRTTVPQIFIGERHVGGCDDLYDLDHAGQLDPLLLQAS; from the coding sequence ATGTCGCCAGTCACCATTTATACGACGCGGTTCTGCCCTTACTGCGTGTCGGCCAAAGAGCTTCTCCGCAAGAAGAACGTCACCTTTTCGGAGATCGACGTCACCGGTAACCCAACAGCCCGCAAGGCGATGAGCGATGCCGCTGGTGGTCGCACCACCGTGCCGCAAATCTTCATCGGTGAACGCCACGTTGGTGGCTGCGACGACCTTTATGATCTCGACCACGCCGGGCAGCTCGATCCGCTGCTCCTGCAGGCTTCATGA
- a CDS encoding sensor domain-containing protein, with amino-acid sequence MLALDTDRVVDSQAVSSVVNEVSSSDKSAGDISRSLEPPHLRALIDQIPDLLFIKDKNSRFLFANRAIAVSYGFESGTELVGMTDFDLHSFEPAQQFYQIEQAVMLQGVPMMSLEETFKNSFGEDRWYSTTKIPLRDPDSAIVGLAGIGRDITERKQFESINQEQGSIIEMIARNAPLQEILTRIILFIESQLVGITGSVLILDPGTLCLHHGAAPKLPEGFWRAIDGVKIGPAVGSCGTAAFSKQAVVTSDITKDKRWADFAASAALFGLRSCWSTPIISHDDEVLGTFAMYSADVRHPNLKELALSEFSTRIASIAIERQRSQDLLYRAAHYDSLTGLPNRTLMEALIDNAIKKVSDVNSLCVAFVDLDNFKLVNDDLGHVAGDKLLQTVAFRMRHVVASSGQIIRLGGDEFVLILSSTSFNAAAEMLEQIRSAIAQPIIIGGRNISVSCSMGLARYPIDGETAITLIANADIAMYSGKNSGRNTLTRYDMSMSVDRSERSYLRHQLQQALDRDEFFLVYQPQIDLETGYIFGVEALLRWNSPELGVVSPDRFISVAEESGLIVPIGHWVLQTACAQNKHWQSRGLPHITIAVNVSARQFNDDRWSSSVSEALRVSGLDPRYLELELTESMVMGNVEAAATAMGRLRNAGVQMSIDDFGTGYSSLSALRRFPVTRLKLDKSFVHELDGRQDDRTIAAAIISMGRKLGMRVIAEGVETEAQRDILRDNGCDEAQGYLFGRPTSPTDIEALLRKQDASAGHMGQRIRGDEPDARDLPSPTNELERFD; translated from the coding sequence TTGCTCGCACTTGATACAGACCGAGTCGTCGATTCGCAGGCCGTCTCCAGCGTTGTCAATGAGGTTTCGAGTTCTGACAAGAGTGCCGGCGATATCAGCAGATCACTTGAACCACCCCACCTTAGGGCTCTGATAGACCAAATTCCGGACCTGCTGTTTATCAAGGATAAGAATAGTCGCTTTCTGTTTGCAAATCGCGCGATTGCCGTTTCATATGGGTTTGAGAGTGGAACCGAATTGGTTGGTATGACGGATTTCGACCTTCATTCCTTTGAACCTGCACAGCAATTCTACCAGATCGAACAGGCTGTGATGTTGCAGGGTGTTCCGATGATGAGTCTTGAAGAGACATTCAAGAACAGCTTCGGCGAAGATCGATGGTATTCTACTACCAAAATCCCGCTGCGCGATCCGGACAGCGCTATCGTCGGCTTAGCTGGTATTGGCCGCGATATCACTGAGCGTAAGCAATTCGAGTCTATCAATCAGGAACAAGGCTCGATTATTGAGATGATCGCGCGAAATGCTCCTCTTCAGGAGATCTTGACGCGAATAATCCTTTTCATCGAATCACAGCTGGTCGGCATCACTGGATCTGTCTTGATCCTCGATCCAGGGACGCTATGCCTCCATCACGGCGCGGCACCGAAGCTTCCCGAGGGGTTTTGGCGAGCTATCGACGGCGTCAAGATTGGGCCCGCAGTTGGCTCGTGTGGAACTGCCGCGTTTTCGAAGCAGGCGGTCGTCACTTCTGACATCACCAAGGATAAGCGCTGGGCAGACTTCGCAGCGTCCGCTGCACTTTTTGGTCTGAGATCATGCTGGTCCACGCCAATTATCTCGCACGACGACGAGGTCCTCGGTACTTTCGCGATGTACTCGGCAGATGTGCGTCACCCGAACCTAAAAGAACTCGCACTGTCGGAATTTAGCACGCGAATTGCGAGCATCGCTATCGAGCGTCAAAGATCGCAGGATCTTTTGTACAGAGCTGCTCACTACGACAGCCTAACAGGTTTGCCCAACCGAACTTTAATGGAAGCCTTAATCGACAACGCGATCAAGAAAGTTTCAGACGTTAACTCTCTTTGTGTCGCCTTTGTCGATCTCGATAACTTTAAACTAGTCAATGATGATCTTGGCCATGTAGCCGGCGACAAACTGCTTCAAACGGTTGCCTTTCGGATGCGCCATGTCGTGGCGAGTTCCGGCCAAATCATCCGCCTCGGCGGGGACGAGTTCGTTCTAATCCTGTCCTCCACCAGCTTCAATGCCGCTGCCGAGATGCTGGAGCAAATCAGGTCCGCAATTGCGCAACCAATTATTATCGGCGGTCGAAATATCAGCGTCAGCTGTAGCATGGGGCTCGCCCGTTATCCGATTGACGGCGAGACCGCCATCACATTGATTGCAAACGCTGATATTGCCATGTACAGCGGCAAAAATTCCGGGCGTAACACACTGACTCGATACGACATGAGCATGAGTGTCGACCGGTCAGAAAGATCTTATCTCCGACACCAGCTGCAACAAGCTCTCGACAGAGACGAGTTCTTTCTTGTCTATCAGCCTCAGATCGACTTAGAAACTGGCTACATTTTTGGAGTCGAGGCGCTCTTAAGATGGAATAGCCCGGAACTAGGCGTCGTCAGCCCTGATCGTTTCATCTCAGTCGCTGAGGAAAGTGGTCTAATCGTCCCTATCGGTCATTGGGTGCTGCAAACGGCGTGCGCGCAAAACAAACATTGGCAGAGCCGCGGGCTTCCTCACATAACCATTGCGGTGAACGTTTCGGCGCGGCAATTCAACGACGATAGGTGGAGCAGCTCGGTGTCAGAGGCGTTGCGAGTCTCTGGCCTGGACCCAAGATACCTTGAGCTCGAACTCACCGAGAGCATGGTCATGGGCAACGTGGAGGCAGCTGCGACCGCAATGGGCCGGCTTCGAAATGCAGGTGTCCAAATGTCGATTGACGATTTCGGGACCGGCTATTCGAGCCTGAGTGCCCTGAGAAGGTTCCCGGTGACCCGTTTGAAGCTCGATAAGTCCTTCGTTCATGAACTTGACGGGCGGCAGGATGACCGAACCATCGCTGCAGCGATTATTTCGATGGGCCGTAAGCTGGGGATGCGCGTCATCGCCGAAGGCGTTGAAACGGAAGCTCAGCGTGACATACTCCGAGACAATGGGTGCGATGAGGCACAGGGATATCTTTTCGGACGTCCAACTTCTCCGACGGACATTGAGGCTCTTTTGCGTAAGCAGGATGCCAGTGCAGGCCACATGGGCCAGCGGATCCGCGGTGACGAGCCGGATGCCAGGGACTTGCCATCGCCTACGAACGAGCTCGAAAGATTCGATTAA
- the msrA gene encoding peptide-methionine (S)-S-oxide reductase MsrA — MFSFRKRPSLPTADEALPGRASAVPTADVHHVNRKPLKGPYGASAETVYFGLGCFWGAERLFWEAGPGVEVTAVGYLGGTTPNPTYEEVCSGMTGHTEIVKVVFDPAKVSFGELLKIFWENHDPTQGMRQGNDVGTQYRSAIYTTTPGQLQEAQASARAYGDALSARSDHFGPITTDIREAPAFYYAETYHQQYLAKNPNGYCGLAGTGVSCPIGVGVAAA, encoded by the coding sequence ATGTTTTCATTCCGCAAGCGTCCATCGCTCCCGACCGCTGACGAAGCGCTGCCAGGCCGCGCAAGCGCGGTCCCGACAGCGGACGTGCATCATGTCAATCGCAAGCCGCTCAAGGGGCCTTACGGCGCCTCGGCCGAAACGGTCTATTTCGGCCTCGGGTGTTTCTGGGGTGCCGAGCGCTTGTTTTGGGAGGCCGGCCCGGGCGTCGAGGTCACGGCAGTGGGCTATCTGGGCGGTACGACCCCGAACCCGACCTACGAGGAAGTGTGCTCCGGCATGACCGGGCACACGGAAATCGTGAAGGTCGTATTTGATCCAGCCAAGGTGTCGTTCGGCGAGCTCCTTAAGATTTTCTGGGAGAATCACGATCCGACGCAGGGTATGCGGCAGGGCAATGATGTCGGCACGCAATATCGATCCGCCATCTACACCACGACGCCGGGCCAGTTGCAGGAGGCGCAAGCCTCAGCCCGTGCCTACGGCGACGCACTGTCGGCGCGGAGCGACCACTTCGGGCCGATCACGACGGACATTCGCGAGGCTCCGGCTTTCTATTATGCCGAAACCTATCATCAGCAATATCTAGCCAAGAACCCGAACGGCTATTGTGGCTTGGCCGGAACCGGCGTGAGTTGCCCGATCGGCGTTGGGGTCGCGGCGGCCTAA
- a CDS encoding aldo/keto reductase, producing the protein MKTITFPAGATVPALGQGTWKVGDRRAARDAEIATLRRGLSLGLTVIDTAEMYGDGASEELVGAVIRDCRDDVFLVSKVYPHNAGRRAMATSCEASLKRLGTDRLDLYLLHWRGGVPLAETVDAVERLVAAGKIGRWGVSNFDVDDMIDLFAAGGTACAANQVLYNVSRRGPEHALIPWLDERQIPVMAYSPVEQGRLPSSGALKRIADRHNASVMQVALAFAVRLDNVMAIPKASTVAHVEDNRGAMDLVLNSDDLAEIDAAFPPPRRKTPLDML; encoded by the coding sequence ATGAAAACGATTACGTTTCCGGCGGGTGCGACGGTTCCGGCGCTTGGCCAGGGCACCTGGAAGGTGGGCGATCGGCGCGCCGCCCGCGATGCGGAGATCGCGACCCTCCGGCGCGGTCTGTCGCTCGGGCTGACGGTCATCGACACGGCCGAAATGTATGGCGATGGGGCGTCGGAAGAGCTGGTCGGTGCCGTCATCCGAGACTGCCGCGATGACGTCTTTCTGGTCAGCAAGGTCTATCCGCACAATGCCGGACGGCGCGCCATGGCAACCTCCTGTGAGGCCAGTCTCAAGCGCCTCGGAACCGATCGACTCGATCTTTACCTGCTGCATTGGCGCGGGGGTGTCCCCCTTGCCGAAACCGTGGACGCCGTCGAGCGGCTCGTTGCAGCCGGCAAGATCGGACGATGGGGCGTCAGCAATTTCGATGTCGACGACATGATCGACCTGTTCGCCGCCGGCGGCACGGCCTGCGCCGCTAATCAGGTGCTCTATAACGTGAGTCGGCGCGGGCCGGAACACGCACTTATTCCATGGCTGGACGAACGCCAGATCCCCGTCATGGCCTATAGCCCCGTCGAGCAAGGCCGGTTGCCGAGTTCCGGCGCCCTGAAACGCATTGCCGACCGACATAACGCATCCGTCATGCAGGTCGCTCTGGCGTTTGCGGTGCGGCTCGACAACGTGATGGCGATCCCGAAAGCCTCGACTGTCGCGCATGTCGAGGACAATCGTGGTGCGATGGACCTTGTCCTCAACAGCGATGACCTCGCCGAGATCGATGCCGCTTTTCCGCCGCCCCGGCGCAAGACGCCGCTCGACATGCTCTAA
- a CDS encoding DUF1178 family protein, which translates to MIKYTLTCTKGHAFESWFRDSLGYDDLAESGQLTCPVCGSAEVRKAVMAPSVVRGRRAGSEQQAQAGAAEPQGVVQHPIALLDERERKVREMMRDLHRKITENADDVGRNFPSEARRMHEGETPVRSIYGEATGEEVRSLLDDGVPLLPMPVLPDDHH; encoded by the coding sequence ATGATCAAATATACGCTGACATGCACCAAGGGTCACGCCTTCGAGAGTTGGTTCAGGGACAGCCTCGGCTACGATGATCTCGCAGAATCGGGGCAGCTGACGTGTCCTGTCTGTGGCTCGGCCGAGGTGAGAAAAGCCGTGATGGCGCCGTCCGTGGTCCGTGGTCGCCGCGCGGGGAGCGAGCAGCAGGCGCAAGCAGGTGCTGCCGAGCCGCAGGGCGTCGTTCAACATCCGATCGCTCTCCTTGACGAGCGCGAACGCAAAGTGCGCGAGATGATGCGGGACCTGCATCGCAAGATCACGGAAAACGCCGATGACGTCGGCCGGAATTTCCCCAGCGAAGCGCGTCGCATGCATGAGGGCGAGACGCCGGTGCGATCGATTTACGGCGAGGCCACGGGCGAGGAAGTTCGCTCGCTGCTCGATGATGGGGTGCCGCTCTTGCCCATGCCGGTGCTGCCCGACGATCATCATTGA
- a CDS encoding class I SAM-dependent methyltransferase produces the protein MPKRPKVRCVQCGSLERTRVAALHIAEFAPANGSNILHFAPERGLSALLQTIGGASYRAVDIDPSRYPGLGVEPFDLCRDVFALSPGTHDLIVHNHVLEHIECNYSAVLIRLAKALKPGGRMMFSMPILPGSFTDELMNGTIADKQAKFGDMIHVRRFGVDFLQQTIGMIFTITDRYDLPARFGEAALIEANIPEHHWHGYTGASIFNVSQADLRV, from the coding sequence ATGCCCAAGCGACCTAAGGTCCGCTGCGTGCAATGCGGCTCACTGGAACGGACGCGCGTCGCGGCCTTGCACATCGCGGAGTTCGCCCCCGCGAACGGATCCAACATCCTGCATTTTGCCCCCGAGCGTGGCTTGTCCGCCCTGTTGCAAACGATCGGTGGCGCAAGCTATCGGGCCGTCGACATCGACCCGTCGCGCTATCCGGGTCTCGGCGTCGAACCCTTCGATCTCTGCCGCGACGTGTTCGCGCTGTCGCCTGGCACGCATGATCTCATCGTCCACAATCACGTGCTGGAACATATCGAGTGCAATTATTCCGCCGTGCTGATCCGGCTCGCAAAAGCGCTCAAGCCGGGCGGCAGAATGATGTTCAGCATGCCGATCCTTCCGGGATCGTTCACCGACGAGTTGATGAACGGCACCATCGCCGACAAGCAGGCCAAATTCGGCGATATGATCCACGTTCGTCGCTTCGGGGTGGATTTCCTGCAGCAGACGATCGGGATGATCTTCACGATCACGGATCGTTACGACTTGCCGGCCCGGTTCGGTGAAGCGGCTCTGATTGAGGCCAATATTCCGGAGCATCACTGGCACGGCTACACCGGTGCCTCGATCTTCAACGTGTCTCAGGCGGATCTTCGCGTCTGA
- a CDS encoding PetM family of cytochrome b6f complex subunit 7: MSLSFGFAALVVDGTRSIAAERLSITTLGQSIDALWPNLSPTIQGDLQGWGTLALRHLLSAVLFPLPTALLAAAVGVVLILAGRPRRAAVGVLTR; this comes from the coding sequence GTGAGTCTGTCATTTGGTTTCGCGGCGCTCGTGGTCGATGGAACGCGGTCGATCGCGGCCGAGCGCCTGTCGATCACGACGCTTGGGCAATCGATCGACGCGCTCTGGCCGAATCTGTCGCCGACGATCCAGGGTGATCTCCAGGGTTGGGGGACCCTGGCGCTTCGGCACCTGCTGTCGGCCGTCTTGTTTCCGCTGCCAACCGCGCTTCTGGCCGCCGCCGTCGGGGTGGTTCTGATTCTTGCTGGACGGCCACGCCGAGCGGCGGTGGGCGTCCTCACACGCTGA
- a CDS encoding RNA pyrophosphohydrolase, whose translation MQFVYRPCVGIALFNRQGLVFIGRRRNKRTMDNVAPGYEWQMPQGGVDMGEQPHAAAIRELKEETNVSSASLLGEAPRWLSYDLPTDISRKVMKGRFKGQTQKWFAFRFEGDDSEINIDHPEGGHKPEFDAWRWESLERLPDLIIPFKREVYVAVVDEFKRFAAVNV comes from the coding sequence ATGCAGTTCGTCTATCGCCCCTGCGTGGGCATCGCTTTATTCAATCGTCAGGGGCTTGTCTTCATCGGCCGTCGCCGGAACAAGCGCACCATGGACAATGTGGCGCCCGGCTACGAATGGCAAATGCCACAGGGCGGTGTCGACATGGGTGAACAACCCCATGCGGCCGCGATTCGCGAGTTGAAGGAAGAGACGAACGTGTCGAGCGCGTCCCTGCTCGGAGAGGCGCCGCGGTGGCTCAGCTATGACCTGCCGACCGATATTTCGCGCAAGGTCATGAAGGGTCGTTTCAAGGGCCAGACGCAAAAATGGTTTGCGTTCCGGTTCGAGGGCGATGATAGCGAAATCAATATCGATCATCCCGAGGGCGGTCATAAACCGGAATTCGACGCTTGGCGGTGGGAAAGCCTCGAGCGATTGCCCGACTTGATCATCCCGTTCAAACGCGAGGTCTATGTCGCGGTCGTGGACGAGTTCAAGCGATTTGCGGCCGTGAACGTCTGA
- a CDS encoding TIGR00645 family protein, protein MIERMMERFIFASRWILAPFFIALVVALFGLLLKTIELLFEYGSHFKTATEADVILNTLSIVDLTLTGSLLVLVIFSGYENFVSKIDATDHKDWPDWMSTIDFSGLKLKLMSSIVAISGIQLLRYFMNMSAVSDREMTWGVVIHLTFVISSLLLAWTDRLAGDHA, encoded by the coding sequence ATGATCGAGCGAATGATGGAGCGGTTCATTTTCGCGAGCCGCTGGATACTCGCGCCATTTTTCATCGCGCTCGTGGTTGCGTTGTTTGGGTTGCTCCTGAAGACGATCGAACTGCTCTTCGAATATGGGAGCCATTTCAAGACCGCGACCGAGGCCGACGTCATCCTCAATACGCTGTCGATTGTCGACTTGACGCTGACGGGGTCGCTGCTGGTTCTCGTGATCTTCTCGGGCTACGAAAATTTCGTCTCCAAGATCGATGCGACCGACCATAAGGACTGGCCGGACTGGATGTCGACCATCGACTTCAGCGGCTTGAAGCTGAAGCTGATGTCCTCGATCGTCGCGATCTCGGGCATCCAACTGCTGCGCTACTTCATGAACATGAGCGCGGTCAGCGATCGTGAAATGACCTGGGGCGTCGTGATCCACCTGACCTTCGTGATCTCCAGCCTGCTTTTGGCCTGGACCGATCGGCTTGCCGGCGACCACGCCTAA